A section of the Bradyrhizobium oligotrophicum S58 genome encodes:
- a CDS encoding putative bifunctional diguanylate cyclase/phosphodiesterase has protein sequence MSAATTKAPATISNDLFDDIPVLRRKWQAALKPGQTLPRYEDVMLGSLGRLADHIAVLNNEDGRLQISRSGRYVQQWLQDERWDIAVDSVSPDCATVLVEAANCALASGQPYLANAHCVRDGMVRTYDVLALPTNSRWGSTLVGTYVNERTTQYNLLDAIFSTTDDGVVSLATIRDSAGAPSDFQIVHHNRAAADLLRLPSATLQWHRLKQGGNMLCSPEVLARLFKVVGLGQRDQFELDCDDRSLRLGAHAFGDIVSLTIADVTAMKRREASFRLLFDVNPVPMCILDRTTAQFLNVNDALVRHYGYGRPDFLRMSVWDLWPPGEWETLDDALSRLADSNEFHRDWRHRTADGSEIEVLTYGREIAFDGRDGVLVAIVDITERRRAEARIAYMAHHDGLTGLPNREFFQQRLTQELDGAVLENKHIAVMCIDLDLFKTINDSFGHPMGDRLLQAVAGRLRQQMHGDHLAARLGGDEFAVILGRTGADEASASAAHLISALSAPYDIGGNELVIGASIGIALSPGDGASWEELMKNADMALYRAKQDGGRVHRFFEKEMDRQAQKRRDMEHDLRLAFAQGEFELHYQPLVDVATTAISAFECLLRWHHPDKGMISPADFIPVAEDIGLIVPLGEWVLREASHEAAKWPEGIKVAVNLSAVQFRSRNLVQVVMQALAQSALAPERLELEITESILLAETEANLATLHQLRQLGIRISMDDFGTGYSSLSYLRSFPFDKIKIDRSFVKDLAQRSDCLAIVRAISGLGKSLNIITTAEGVETSDQLDWLRAEGCNQVQGFLFSAARPASEIAGLLAQFGARASKAA, from the coding sequence ATGAGTGCCGCGACGACCAAAGCGCCTGCAACGATCAGCAACGATCTCTTCGACGACATCCCGGTGCTCAGGCGCAAATGGCAGGCGGCGCTGAAGCCCGGCCAGACATTGCCGCGTTACGAGGACGTCATGCTCGGCAGCCTCGGGCGCCTCGCCGATCACATCGCGGTGCTCAACAACGAGGACGGCCGCCTGCAGATTTCGCGCAGCGGCCGCTACGTCCAGCAATGGCTGCAGGACGAGCGTTGGGACATCGCCGTCGACTCCGTGTCGCCGGATTGCGCCACCGTGCTGGTGGAGGCCGCCAATTGCGCGCTCGCGAGTGGCCAGCCTTATCTCGCCAATGCGCATTGCGTGCGCGACGGCATGGTCCGCACCTATGACGTCCTGGCGCTGCCGACCAACTCGCGCTGGGGCAGCACGCTCGTCGGCACCTATGTCAACGAGCGCACGACGCAATACAATCTGCTCGATGCGATCTTCTCGACGACCGATGACGGTGTCGTCTCGCTCGCGACCATCCGCGACAGCGCGGGCGCGCCGAGCGATTTCCAGATCGTCCATCACAATCGCGCGGCGGCCGACCTGCTCCGGCTGCCGTCGGCGACGCTGCAATGGCACCGCCTGAAGCAGGGCGGCAACATGCTGTGCTCGCCCGAGGTGCTGGCGCGGTTGTTCAAGGTGGTCGGTCTCGGGCAGCGCGATCAGTTCGAGCTCGACTGCGACGATCGCAGCCTGCGGCTCGGCGCTCATGCCTTCGGCGACATCGTCTCGCTGACCATCGCCGACGTCACGGCGATGAAGCGGCGCGAGGCGTCGTTCCGGCTGCTGTTCGATGTCAATCCGGTCCCGATGTGCATCCTCGACAGGACAACGGCTCAGTTCCTCAACGTCAACGACGCCCTGGTCCGGCATTATGGTTATGGCCGGCCGGATTTCCTGCGCATGAGCGTCTGGGACCTGTGGCCGCCGGGCGAATGGGAAACGCTCGACGATGCGCTGTCACGGCTCGCCGATAGCAACGAGTTTCACCGCGACTGGCGTCACCGCACAGCCGACGGCAGCGAGATCGAGGTGCTGACCTACGGACGCGAAATCGCTTTCGATGGCCGTGACGGTGTGCTGGTCGCAATCGTGGATATCACCGAGCGCCGCCGCGCCGAGGCGCGCATCGCCTACATGGCGCATCATGACGGCCTCACCGGCCTGCCGAACCGTGAATTCTTTCAGCAGCGCCTGACGCAGGAGCTCGATGGCGCCGTGCTGGAGAACAAGCACATCGCTGTGATGTGCATCGACCTCGATCTGTTCAAGACCATCAATGATTCCTTCGGTCATCCGATGGGCGACCGGCTGCTGCAGGCGGTCGCGGGCCGGCTCCGGCAGCAGATGCATGGCGATCATCTTGCGGCGCGGCTGGGCGGCGACGAGTTCGCCGTGATCCTCGGGCGGACCGGGGCCGATGAGGCGAGCGCGAGCGCGGCCCATCTGATCTCGGCGCTCAGCGCGCCCTACGACATCGGCGGCAACGAGCTCGTGATCGGCGCCTCCATCGGCATCGCGCTGTCGCCGGGCGACGGCGCGAGCTGGGAGGAGCTGATGAAGAACGCCGACATGGCGCTGTACCGCGCCAAGCAGGACGGCGGCCGCGTGCATCGGTTCTTCGAGAAGGAGATGGACCGCCAGGCGCAGAAGCGGCGCGACATGGAGCATGATCTGCGCCTGGCCTTTGCGCAAGGCGAGTTCGAGCTGCACTACCAGCCGCTGGTCGACGTTGCGACCACCGCCATCTCCGCGTTCGAATGCCTGCTGCGCTGGCACCACCCCGACAAGGGCATGATCTCGCCGGCGGATTTCATCCCGGTGGCCGAGGACATCGGCCTGATCGTGCCGCTCGGCGAATGGGTGCTGCGCGAGGCCAGCCATGAAGCGGCCAAATGGCCCGAGGGCATCAAGGTCGCGGTGAACCTCTCGGCCGTGCAGTTCCGCAGCCGCAACCTGGTGCAGGTCGTGATGCAGGCGCTGGCGCAGTCGGCGCTGGCGCCTGAGCGGCTCGAACTGGAGATCACCGAGTCGATCCTGCTGGCCGAGACCGAGGCCAATCTCGCGACGCTGCATCAGCTGCGCCAGCTCGGCATCCGCATCTCGATGGACGATTTCGGCACCGGCTATTCCAGCCTGAGCTATCTCAGGAGCTTTCCGTTCGACAAGATCAAGATCGACCGCTCCTTCGTGAAGGACCTCGCGCAGCGCTCCGACTGCCTCGCCATCGTCCGCGCCATCTCTGGCCTGGGCAAGAGCCTCAACATCATCACCACCGCCGAGGGTGTCGAGACATCGGATCAGCTCGACTGGCTGCGCGCCGAAGGCTGCAACCAGGTCCAGGGTTTTCTGTTCAGCGCGGCGCGGCCGGCGTCGGAGATTGCCGGTCTGCTGGCGCAGTTCGGCGCGAGAGCATCGAAGGCGGCGTAG
- a CDS encoding nitroreductase family protein, with product MPDALELLKTRRSVKPREMSGPGPSPAELDTILTIGARVPDHGKLAPWRFIVFEGDGRRRAGDVIASVFASKNPQASAAELEVEKNRLMEAPLVIGLVSFTKPHPKVPAYEQELSAGASAMNILTAATALGYGGCWLSGWFMFDRDVMDGLGLKADEKLAGLIHVGKPTRPSEDRPRPALTDIVTRF from the coding sequence GTGCCTGATGCCCTTGAACTCCTGAAGACCCGCCGTTCCGTGAAGCCGCGCGAGATGAGCGGCCCCGGCCCCTCGCCCGCCGAGCTCGACACCATCCTGACCATCGGCGCCCGCGTGCCGGACCATGGCAAGCTCGCGCCGTGGCGCTTCATCGTGTTCGAGGGCGACGGCCGCCGCCGCGCCGGCGACGTGATCGCGTCGGTGTTCGCCAGCAAGAACCCGCAGGCCAGCGCCGCCGAGCTCGAGGTCGAGAAGAACCGCCTCATGGAGGCGCCGCTGGTGATCGGGCTGGTCAGCTTCACCAAGCCGCATCCCAAGGTGCCGGCATATGAGCAGGAGCTGTCCGCCGGCGCCAGCGCCATGAACATCCTGACCGCCGCAACGGCGCTCGGCTATGGCGGCTGCTGGCTGTCCGGCTGGTTCATGTTCGACCGCGACGTGATGGACGGGCTCGGCCTGAAGGCCGACGAGAAGCTGGCGGGGCTCATTCATGTGGGCAAGCCGACCAGACCGAGCGAGGACCGCCCGCGGCCGGCGCTGACGGACATCGTGACGCGGTTCTGA
- the thrS gene encoding threonine--tRNA ligase, with protein MPDSKPDHSKSDQSKLDPAKAESGFQYSLSNLKPAAPVEKITISFPDGARREYPRGTTGFDIAKGISPSLAKRTVAMALNGDVVDLNDPIHDDAKLELVDRDDPRALELIRHDCAHVLAEAVQALWPGTQVTIGPVIENGFYYDFFRNEPFTPEDFAAIEKKMREIIGRDKPFTKEVWDREKTKQVFRDKGEAFKVELVDAIPGQEPIKIYYQGDWFDLCRGPHMTSTGKIGNAFKLMKVAGAYWRGDSNNPMLTRIYGTAFAKQEQLDAYLKQIEEAEKRDHRKLGRELDLFHFQEEGPGVVFWHPKGWSIFQALIAYMRRRLAGEYDEVNAPQILDKSLWETSGHWNWYRENMFAAQSAGDEAEDKRWFALKPMNCPGHVQIFKHGLKSYRDLPLRLAEFGVVHRYEASGAMHGLMRVRGFTQDDAHIFCTEEQLAEECLKINDLILSTYSDFGFEGELTVKLSTRPDKRVGTDEMWDHAERVMATVLNEIKAQSNHIKTEINPGEGAFYGPKFEYVLRDAIGRDWQCGTTQVDFNLPERFGAFYIDADGAKKPPVMVHRAICGSMERYIGILIEHYAGSFPLWLAPTQVVVTTITSEGDEYAKQVLAALRRAGLRCEIDLRNEKINYKVREHSLQKIPALLVVGKKEAETHSVSVRRLGRDGQTVMPTAEAIAALVDEATPPDVRRRQREAA; from the coding sequence ATGCCCGATTCCAAGCCTGACCATTCCAAATCCGACCAGTCCAAGCTCGACCCGGCGAAAGCCGAATCCGGCTTCCAATACAGCCTCAGCAATTTGAAGCCCGCCGCCCCGGTCGAGAAGATCACGATCAGCTTCCCCGACGGCGCGAGGCGCGAATATCCCAGGGGCACCACCGGTTTCGACATCGCCAAGGGCATCTCGCCCTCGCTCGCCAAGCGCACCGTCGCCATGGCGCTGAACGGCGACGTCGTCGACCTCAACGATCCCATCCATGACGATGCCAAGCTCGAGCTCGTCGACCGCGACGATCCGCGCGCGCTGGAATTGATCCGGCACGATTGCGCGCATGTGCTCGCCGAGGCCGTGCAGGCGCTGTGGCCGGGGACCCAGGTCACCATCGGTCCGGTGATCGAGAACGGCTTCTATTACGACTTCTTCCGCAACGAGCCGTTCACCCCCGAGGACTTCGCCGCGATCGAGAAGAAGATGCGCGAGATCATCGGCCGCGACAAACCCTTCACCAAGGAGGTGTGGGACCGCGAGAAGACCAAGCAGGTGTTCCGCGACAAGGGCGAGGCCTTCAAGGTCGAGCTGGTCGACGCCATTCCCGGCCAGGAGCCGATCAAGATCTACTACCAGGGCGACTGGTTCGACCTGTGCCGCGGTCCGCACATGACCTCGACCGGCAAGATCGGCAACGCCTTCAAGCTGATGAAGGTGGCGGGCGCCTATTGGCGCGGCGACAGCAACAATCCGATGCTGACCCGCATCTACGGCACCGCTTTTGCCAAGCAGGAGCAGCTCGACGCCTACCTCAAGCAGATCGAGGAGGCCGAGAAGCGCGATCACCGCAAGCTCGGCCGCGAGCTCGACCTGTTTCATTTCCAGGAGGAAGGTCCGGGCGTCGTGTTCTGGCACCCCAAGGGCTGGAGCATCTTCCAGGCGCTGATCGCCTATATGCGCCGACGTCTCGCTGGCGAATATGACGAGGTCAATGCGCCGCAGATCCTCGACAAGTCGCTGTGGGAAACCTCCGGCCACTGGAACTGGTATCGCGAGAACATGTTCGCGGCCCAGTCCGCCGGCGACGAGGCCGAGGACAAGCGCTGGTTCGCGCTGAAGCCGATGAACTGCCCCGGCCACGTGCAGATCTTCAAGCATGGCCTGAAGAGCTACCGTGACCTGCCGCTGCGGCTCGCCGAGTTCGGCGTCGTGCACCGCTACGAGGCCTCCGGCGCCATGCACGGCCTGATGCGCGTGCGCGGCTTCACCCAGGACGATGCGCACATCTTCTGCACCGAGGAACAGCTCGCCGAGGAGTGCCTGAAGATCAACGATCTCATTCTCTCGACCTACTCGGATTTCGGCTTCGAGGGCGAGTTGACGGTGAAGCTCTCGACCCGGCCGGACAAGCGCGTCGGCACCGACGAGATGTGGGATCACGCCGAGCGCGTGATGGCGACCGTGCTGAACGAGATCAAGGCGCAGAGCAACCACATCAAGACCGAGATCAATCCGGGCGAAGGCGCGTTCTACGGGCCGAAGTTCGAATACGTGTTGCGCGACGCCATCGGCCGCGACTGGCAGTGCGGCACCACGCAGGTCGACTTCAACCTGCCCGAACGGTTCGGTGCGTTCTACATCGACGCCGACGGCGCCAAGAAGCCGCCGGTGATGGTGCATCGCGCGATCTGCGGCTCGATGGAGCGCTATATCGGCATCCTGATCGAGCACTATGCCGGCAGCTTCCCGCTGTGGCTGGCGCCGACCCAGGTCGTGGTCACCACCATCACCTCGGAAGGCGACGAATACGCCAAGCAGGTGCTGGCGGCGCTGCGGCGGGCCGGCTTGAGGTGCGAGATCGACCTGCGCAACGAGAAGATCAACTACAAGGTCCGCGAGCACTCGCTGCAGAAGATCCCGGCGCTGCTCGTCGTCGGCAAGAAGGAGGCCGAGACGCATTCCGTCTCGGTGCGCCGGCTCGGCCGCGACGGCCAGACCGTGATGCCCACCGCGGAGGCGATTGCCGCTCTGGTCGACGAGGCGACGCCGCCGGACGTGAGGCGCCGTCAGCGCGAGGCGGCGTGA
- a CDS encoding RNA polymerase sigma factor region1.1 domain-containing protein — protein sequence MRISDIIRQAIEVGERKGWITFDELNEICPGAEVEPEDIERIMQAFSDEGIRLEEE from the coding sequence ATGCGCATATCCGACATCATCCGCCAAGCCATCGAGGTCGGCGAGCGCAAGGGCTGGATCACGTTCGACGAGCTGAACGAGATCTGCCCCGGCGCCGAGGTTGAGCCAGAGGACATCGAGCGGATCATGCAGGCGTTCAGCGATGAAGGCATTCGCCTGGAGGAGGAGTGA